In Marinitoga hydrogenitolerans DSM 16785, the genomic window CTATACCAGTTATTGACTTAAATAAAAGAAATACTAAATATTATGAATCTTATAATAGATATGTTATGAAATCTTTTAGAATTGCTTTTAAGAATGATTATAAATTACGTTGGGAGATTGAAAGAGTTAATGGTATTATGGATATGTCTTTTGGTACTGAATATGTTTGGTATGTTAGAAATAGAAATTATTTGACTTTTGCTGGTATTACTGTTGTTTTATTCAATCTTATTGTTCTTTTTAATCTTTTTCATAATTTACCTTTAAAAAAGATTTCTAATTTTTTTGGCCTTTAGACTTTTTAGACAGGCTAATATTAGGTGATAATATGAAAATATTTAAATTCAGATTGAAAACGATACATATACTTTTTATAATATTTTTATTAATATATTTAATAACATATCTTTTAAACAATCCATGGATTGAAAATTTCGAATTAAAAACGCTTGATTTAAGATACAGAATTCGCGGAGAAAAGAAAATAAAATCCGATGTCATTGTTATAGCTATTGATGAAAATTCTTTAATAAATATGGCCACAGAATTTAATGATGAGTGGCCATGGAATAGAGAACATTATGCAAGAATGGTAGCAAAATTATTTAAATTTGGCATAAAAACTATAGGTTTTGATGTTTCTTTTACGACACCATCAGAAAGCAATATAATGTCTAATGGAAAATCGAAAGATGATGTATTATTATCTGCAATTTTAAGAAAATACAATAAAGTTGTATTAGGTACTTACTTAACTGTCGAGAAACAAAATTTTAAAGAATACAATGAAATTTTCAGAAAAAAACTTGAAGATAATAGATTCTATCTTAAATATTCTTTCAAGCTAAAAAACCCTGAATATTTACCATTATTTTATCCATTAACCGCATACAAAATAATTCCACCTATTCCAGAATTTTCTTCATTAGTTCCTGCTTCTACTTACGAAATCGGGCAATTAGATCCAGATGGTGTTGCCAGAAGTTTACCTCTAATTTTCAAAGAAGAATGGGCTGCTGAAAATGGTTATAGTACGGGGTTATTCCCTCATATGGATCTTTTTTTGTACGCTTTTTATAAAAACTATGATATAAATGACTTTATATTTGATCCGAAAAATTACATAATTCAAATTAACAATGAAAAAATACAAACAGATAAAAACGGATTTTATTCTTTAAATTTTTATGGAAAAGGAAAAAATGTTTTTGACACAATATCATTTTATGATTTTGTCTATACAAAAAAATATGATAATTATGATTTTAAAAATAAAGTTGCTATTTTAGGTTATTCTGCTACTGCAAAAGGGCTATATGATTTAAGAATTACTCCTTTTTCTAATGACGAACCTGGCGTTTATTTACATGCTACAGCAGTTCAAAATCTTATTAGTAAAGATAAAATAACGCGTGTAATTTTCTTTTACAGCATCATTATATTATTTTCTTTACTTTTATTATCTTTAATATTTTCTTCATATAAAAAAATATATGTAAAACTTATTTCTTTTTCTATTCCATCTTCATATATATTTATATCTTATATCCTTTTTAAAAATAATATATGGGTCGATACTTTTTACCCTGTTCTTTCAACATTGATAATTTCTATTATAGATACTGTTCAATCTGTTTTAAATGAATCGAAAGAAAAAAAGAAAATAAAATCTTTTTTCTTTAAATATGTACCAGATTTCGTTGCACAAAAGTTATTAGATCAGGGAAAAACAGAACTTGGTGGAGAAAAAAAGAACGTTGTATTGATTATGTCTGATATTGTTGGATTTACAGAAAAATCTGAAAAATTATCTCCTGAAGATGTTGTAAGATTTCTAAATTATTATTTATCTCAAATGGTTGATATTATAAGAAACAAATACTATGGTACTATAGACAAATTTATAGGTGATTTAATTATGGCAATTTTTGGTGCTCCTATTGAATTTGGAGATGAGGTTGATAGAGCTATATCTTGTGCATTGGATATGAGAAAAAAACTAAAAGATATAAATATAGAATTAAAAAAAATGGGATTTGATTTTGAAGTTAATGCCGGGATAGGTATGCATTATGGAGAGGTAATTATTGGAAATATTGGAGCGGATTTTAGAATGGATTATACTTGTATAGGTGATACTGTAAATACCACATCAAGAATTGAACATTTGACCAGAGAGCTAAATCAATGGCTTATAGTAACAGAAGAAATTGTAAAACGGTCAAAAAAGTTTAGATTTAAATATATAGGCGATTATAAAGTTAAAGGAAAAGAACTGCCTTTAAAGCTATTTACGATAAAGGAAGGAGATACTAATGAATAATCTATACAATTTAATTTTAGAAAATTTATCGATTCTGAAAGAAATGGATGTCGAATATAAAATTTCCATTGATAATGAATCATTTGATAATATTAAGAAAAATAAAAACGAGAAAATACGGGTTTTATATAAAGGAACACATAATGTTGAAATTTCTTTTTTTGAAAAAACAGATAATATTTATTTATTGAGTCTTGATAAAATCATAAAAAAATTTTGTTCTATTAAAAAATTTGATGATCCAAATAAAAAAATTTTTGATTTTCTTTCACAAATAAAACCTAATATTAATTTTGAAAAAACTATTGAAAATATTAAAAAAACATTGAAAGAAGTATTCAATCTTGATGATGTGGAATTTTATTTTTCCACCAATAAAAATCTTTTATTCAAAAATATATCTTTTCCTATATATTCTATGAAAAAATTCTCAGATATATCTTGTTTCTTTGATAAAACACACCTTCCTATTTTTTTAGAAAAAGAAATTTTGGGATATTTTATCTTAACTAAACATAACGGATTTGATTTATATGACTATGCCCTTTTATATGAATTGAATGATTATATAAACAAAAATATAGAAAATTCTTTCTTAGAAAATAAATTCAATATTATTTTAGATAAATCTTTAAATATTTTAACAAAAATATTAGAAACAAGGGTACCTGGTGCCGAAAAGCATTGCCAAAACATCTCAAGAAGTGCTGTTAAAATTGGAGAATATCTAAACTTGAACAAAAAAGATATTAAAAATCTCAAATTCGGAAGTATGATTTTTGATATAGGGAAAATAGGGATTCCTGAATATGTGTTATTAAAAAAAGAAGACTTAACTTTAGAAGAAAATGAATTAATAAAAAAACACGTTAATTATGGTTATAATCTTGTCTCTAAAATCACTACTATATCTGAAGATATTAAAAAAATTGTATTATATCATCATGAAAAATGGAATGGCGAGGGGTATCCCGAAGGACTTTATGGTGATAACATACCGCTTTTAGCGCAAATTATAGGATTACTTGATACATATTATTCTTTATTGGAAGATAGACCATATAGAAATAAATTACCCAAAAGGAAAGCTCTTGAATTAATGGAAAGTTATAGCGGAATATTTTTTAATCCTATTTTAGTAAAGGCTTTAAAAGAGGTGATAAACAATGATTGAAAATATTTTTTTCACTTTTTTACTTTCTCATTTGGTTGGAGATTATGTATTTCAAACATCTTATATTGCAAAATATAAAAATTCAAAAGTCCCTGTTTTACTTTTGCATATTTTTATAATTTTCATTTCTATGTTTATATTATTATTACCATCATCTTTAAATTTAAAAAATTT contains:
- a CDS encoding CHASE2 domain-containing protein — its product is MKIFKFRLKTIHILFIIFLLIYLITYLLNNPWIENFELKTLDLRYRIRGEKKIKSDVIVIAIDENSLINMATEFNDEWPWNREHYARMVAKLFKFGIKTIGFDVSFTTPSESNIMSNGKSKDDVLLSAILRKYNKVVLGTYLTVEKQNFKEYNEIFRKKLEDNRFYLKYSFKLKNPEYLPLFYPLTAYKIIPPIPEFSSLVPASTYEIGQLDPDGVARSLPLIFKEEWAAENGYSTGLFPHMDLFLYAFYKNYDINDFIFDPKNYIIQINNEKIQTDKNGFYSLNFYGKGKNVFDTISFYDFVYTKKYDNYDFKNKVAILGYSATAKGLYDLRITPFSNDEPGVYLHATAVQNLISKDKITRVIFFYSIIILFSLLLLSLIFSSYKKIYVKLISFSIPSSYIFISYILFKNNIWVDTFYPVLSTLIISIIDTVQSVLNESKEKKKIKSFFFKYVPDFVAQKLLDQGKTELGGEKKNVVLIMSDIVGFTEKSEKLSPEDVVRFLNYYLSQMVDIIRNKYYGTIDKFIGDLIMAIFGAPIEFGDEVDRAISCALDMRKKLKDINIELKKMGFDFEVNAGIGMHYGEVIIGNIGADFRMDYTCIGDTVNTTSRIEHLTRELNQWLIVTEEIVKRSKKFRFKYIGDYKVKGKELPLKLFTIKEGDTNE
- a CDS encoding HD-GYP domain-containing protein — translated: MNNLYNLILENLSILKEMDVEYKISIDNESFDNIKKNKNEKIRVLYKGTHNVEISFFEKTDNIYLLSLDKIIKKFCSIKKFDDPNKKIFDFLSQIKPNINFEKTIENIKKTLKEVFNLDDVEFYFSTNKNLLFKNISFPIYSMKKFSDISCFFDKTHLPIFLEKEILGYFILTKHNGFDLYDYALLYELNDYINKNIENSFLENKFNIILDKSLNILTKILETRVPGAEKHCQNISRSAVKIGEYLNLNKKDIKNLKFGSMIFDIGKIGIPEYVLLKKEDLTLEENELIKKHVNYGYNLVSKITTISEDIKKIVLYHHEKWNGEGYPEGLYGDNIPLLAQIIGLLDTYYSLLEDRPYRNKLPKRKALELMESYSGIFFNPILVKALKEVINND